Proteins from one Hemicordylus capensis ecotype Gifberg chromosome 7, rHemCap1.1.pri, whole genome shotgun sequence genomic window:
- the LOC128332601 gene encoding uncharacterized protein LOC128332601, whose protein sequence is MAQFQRRVWLLAVSLAVTFHITQAGSPIIRLNDQEGSILEGSNVTLECLSDEEGEDLSGFTFQRYSKWLKSWISLDQVNQLRCLFYDVTVNRDDGHLLLTIGNLQSWHTGLYRCVSSNANTVSANDSSSATNASFSRELDVQVEYLHGIFLTRSNTWCGTVGDSVTVLEGSDLELICSADASQTPDYQWQKEGDDWISMTNTLTITKASQEDSGTYTCQAWHPTLRQLTQSKSISVFVERSQRAFTLESVMSLSTPMLALAVALPAVLLLLVVLVIAILIPRHRAAAKKKAAPEESGQRTPIYKGSLESVPSVVADTHPLVM, encoded by the exons ATGGCGCAGTTTCAGCGCAGAGTTTGGCTCCTGGCTGTGTCCTTGGCCGTGACGTTCCACATCACCCAGGCAG GGTCCCCCATCATCCGCCTGAATGACCAGGAGGGCTCTATTCTCGAGGGCAGCAACGTGACTCTGGAGTGCTTGTCGGATGAAGAAGGGGAGGACTTAAGTGGATTCACCTTCCAGAGATACTCCAAG tggCTCAAGTCCTGGATCTCTTTGGATCAAGTGAACCAGCTGCGCTGTCTGTTTTATGACGTCACTGTGAACCGCGATGACGGGCATCTCCTCCTGACCATCGGCAACCTGCAGTCGTGGCACACCGGGCTCTACCGCTGTGTTAGTTCCAACGCTAACACAGTGAGTGCCAATGATAGTTCCAGCGCTACCAACGCCTCCTTCTCCAGAGAGCTGGACGTACAAGTGGAGT ATCTCCACGGCATCTTCCTAACTCGTTCAAACACCTGGTGCGGGACAGTTGGGGATTCTGTCACCGTGCTTGAAGGCTCTGACCTGGAACTCATATGTTCAGCAGATGCCTCACAGACCCCAGACTACCAGTGGCAAAAAGAG GGAGATGACTGGATTTCCATGACCAACACCTTGACCATTACCAAGGCAAGCCAGGAGGATTCTGGAACCTACACCTGCCAAGCCTGGCATCCTACCTTGCGCCAGCTGACCCAGAGCAAATCAATCAGTGTGTTTGTGGAGAGGAGTCAGCGTGCATTTACACTAG AGTCCGTGATGTCGCTCAGCACCCCGATGTTGGCCCTGGCCGTGGCACTGCcagctgtgctgctgctcttAGTGGTCCTGGTAATTGCCATCCTCATTCCCCGTCATCGGGCAGCCGCCAAGAAGAAAGCAGCTCC GGAAGAATCTGGCCAGCGCACTCCCATCTACAAAGGCAGCCTGGAGTCTGTGCCTTCTGTTGTGGCAGATACACACCCCTTGGTGATGTAA